One genomic segment of Vicinamibacterales bacterium includes these proteins:
- a CDS encoding carboxypeptidase regulatory-like domain-containing protein, whose product MKSWTKAVLALAVVVSFAGSAFAQGGGASSTGTIQGRVSDSQGAVLPGVTVTATSPALIQPQSTVTSETGNYRFPAVPPGAYSVSFELAGFNTFKRDGIAIGLGFTAQVNVELALATLQETVTVSGSSPVIDTSTTRVQQNFKMEQLQSIPNGRDMWALLAVTPSVQMGRIDVGGNRAGTQTGYSAYGMTGQVRVLIEGINTTEGTGGAGFYFDYASLEEAFLGTSGQSAEMPNPGVQSQFIARSGSNTFQGEYHLDWYNNSLQGSNIPDSYIAPTAFNNSPIRAHSNEIDRYYDHDINVGGPLKKDKVWIFGTYREQFNAVAQPQFTFDSTFDTKLWNPVAKLTYQVNQKNKVIGYYQWGQKTQPNRLPFGTYTYTSPEQTNLQDSGSWVYKGEWNSTVSDKLYLEARYGDFGYYFPLIANSSADYSWRDTGRAVVEGANQIWQLDRDRKQYNLATTYFLDTAKGSHTFKMGGELLKEQSWEGYLQQWGGNIDHIYTNGVSNQVTFALPTATDAGKLSAHDKLTSRAALDQLGLFLNDTWSFGRTTINAGLRYDRYKGWLPEQEQLAATTGPISVQAKTFPETTFYTWNQVAPRIGVTFDLTGDGKTVLKANYGLYWHNPGAGVGGNGNPNTAAKSATYSWNDINGDRRWQAGEQGNQVSATLEGAIGVDPNIKAPYTHEASAWLERQLSDTMGVRAGFVYKTEDDLIATYQPLRGPSAFTVPYTYNDNGVDGRAGTSDDRQLTFYGMPNSQAANFSNRQVVMNVDQYSRYKTFEVSMNKRYGSKWSASMGFGYTLMSDFPNGPVRNPNNPGLEDRSQWNFKASGSYDGPYGIRISPVVRHQSGANYARTLSITAPAALGLTATSSGNGATAYAEPMNANREDNIWVFDIRAEKSLTITNRIRIRLYADAFNLTNSHASETISRATGLGYQKPSAILAPRTARVGFRFIF is encoded by the coding sequence ATGAAGAGTTGGACGAAGGCCGTATTGGCCTTGGCGGTCGTGGTGTCGTTCGCGGGTTCCGCGTTCGCACAGGGCGGTGGCGCCAGCAGCACTGGTACGATCCAGGGACGAGTGTCAGACTCGCAGGGCGCGGTGTTGCCCGGTGTCACGGTGACGGCGACGAGCCCGGCGCTGATTCAGCCGCAATCGACGGTCACTTCGGAAACGGGCAACTATCGTTTCCCGGCGGTGCCTCCCGGCGCCTACTCGGTGAGCTTCGAGCTCGCCGGTTTCAATACGTTCAAGCGTGACGGGATCGCCATTGGGCTGGGCTTCACGGCGCAGGTCAACGTCGAGCTCGCGCTCGCGACGCTGCAGGAGACCGTGACGGTCAGCGGCTCGTCGCCGGTGATCGACACCAGCACGACGCGCGTGCAGCAGAACTTCAAGATGGAGCAACTGCAGTCGATCCCGAACGGGCGCGACATGTGGGCGCTGCTGGCGGTGACTCCCTCGGTGCAGATGGGCCGCATCGACGTCGGCGGCAACCGCGCCGGCACGCAGACCGGCTACTCGGCCTACGGCATGACGGGCCAGGTGCGCGTGCTGATCGAAGGCATCAACACCACGGAAGGCACCGGCGGCGCCGGCTTCTACTTCGATTACGCCTCGCTCGAAGAGGCCTTCCTCGGCACCAGCGGCCAGTCGGCGGAGATGCCGAACCCCGGGGTGCAGTCGCAGTTCATCGCCCGCTCGGGCAGCAACACGTTCCAGGGCGAGTATCACCTCGACTGGTACAACAACTCGCTGCAGGGCTCGAACATCCCGGACTCGTACATCGCGCCGACGGCGTTCAACAACAGCCCCATTCGCGCGCACAGCAACGAGATCGATCGCTACTACGACCACGACATCAACGTGGGCGGCCCGCTGAAGAAGGACAAGGTCTGGATCTTCGGCACCTACCGCGAGCAGTTCAACGCCGTGGCGCAGCCCCAGTTCACGTTCGACAGCACGTTCGACACCAAGCTGTGGAACCCGGTGGCGAAGCTGACCTACCAGGTGAACCAGAAGAACAAGGTCATCGGCTACTACCAGTGGGGCCAGAAGACGCAGCCCAACCGCCTGCCGTTCGGCACCTACACCTACACCTCGCCGGAGCAGACCAACCTGCAGGACTCGGGCAGCTGGGTCTACAAGGGTGAATGGAACAGCACGGTCAGCGACAAGCTTTACCTCGAAGCGCGCTACGGCGACTTCGGCTACTACTTCCCGCTGATTGCGAATTCGAGCGCCGACTACTCCTGGCGTGACACCGGCCGCGCGGTGGTCGAGGGCGCCAACCAGATCTGGCAGCTCGATCGTGACCGCAAGCAGTACAACCTGGCCACGACCTACTTCCTCGACACGGCCAAGGGCAGCCACACGTTCAAGATGGGCGGCGAGTTGCTCAAGGAACAGTCGTGGGAAGGCTACCTGCAGCAGTGGGGCGGCAACATCGACCACATCTACACCAACGGCGTGTCGAACCAGGTGACCTTCGCATTGCCGACGGCGACCGATGCCGGCAAGCTGAGCGCGCACGACAAGCTCACGTCGCGCGCCGCCCTCGACCAGCTCGGGCTCTTCCTCAATGACACCTGGTCGTTTGGCCGGACGACGATCAATGCCGGCCTGCGCTACGATCGCTACAAAGGCTGGCTGCCGGAGCAGGAACAGCTCGCGGCGACGACCGGGCCCATCTCGGTGCAGGCCAAGACCTTCCCCGAGACGACCTTCTACACCTGGAATCAGGTTGCACCGCGCATCGGCGTGACGTTCGACCTCACCGGCGACGGCAAGACCGTGCTGAAGGCCAACTACGGCCTCTACTGGCACAATCCGGGCGCGGGTGTCGGCGGCAACGGCAACCCGAACACCGCTGCCAAGTCGGCGACCTACAGCTGGAACGACATCAACGGTGACCGCCGCTGGCAGGCGGGCGAGCAGGGCAACCAGGTGTCGGCCACCCTCGAAGGCGCCATTGGCGTCGATCCCAACATCAAGGCGCCGTACACGCACGAAGCCAGCGCCTGGCTCGAGCGGCAGCTCAGCGACACCATGGGCGTGCGCGCCGGGTTCGTCTACAAGACCGAAGACGACCTGATCGCCACCTACCAGCCCCTCCGCGGGCCGTCGGCGTTCACCGTGCCCTACACCTATAACGACAACGGCGTTGACGGTCGCGCGGGCACGAGTGACGACCGGCAGCTGACCTTCTACGGCATGCCGAACTCGCAGGCCGCGAACTTCAGCAACCGCCAGGTCGTGATGAACGTGGACCAGTACTCGCGCTACAAGACCTTCGAGGTCTCGATGAACAAGCGCTACGGCAGCAAGTGGTCGGCTTCGATGGGCTTCGGCTACACGCTGATGTCGGACTTCCCGAATGGCCCGGTCCGCAACCCGAACAACCCCGGCCTCGAAGATCGCTCGCAGTGGAACTTCAAGGCGTCGGGCTCCTACGATGGGCCCTACGGCATCCGCATCTCGCCGGTGGTGCGTCACCAGTCGGGAGCCAACTACGCCCGCACGCTGTCGATCACGGCGCCGGCGGCCCTCGGCCTCACTGCTACGTCGTCGGGTAACGGCGCGACCGCCTACGCCGAGCCGATGAACGCGAACCGCGAAGACAACATCTGGGTGTTCGACATCCGCGCGGAGAAGAGCCTCACGATCACCAACCGCATCCGCATTCGTCTGTATGCCGATGCGTTCAACCTGACCAACAGCCACGCGTCTGAGACGATCAGCCGCGCGACCGGTCTGGGCTACCAGAAGCCGTCGGCGATTCTCGCTCCGAGAACCGCGCGCGTCGGCTTCCGCTTCATCTTCTAG
- a CDS encoding DMT family transporter has protein sequence MALTLLDGALLLMVLIWGSNFSVVKVALRDFPEVPFNAMRLLVGTTVFLAAMRWNRADERERGNPLTRTDWVQLVFLGVVGTFLYQLCFVGGVRRTSVANSSLIVGTSPIVIAVLSALAGHERIKPVRWVGVFMALAGLYLVVGRGVELSGETLAGDALMIAGVLCWAVYSVASQPVLRRHSALTVIGLTFSIGAAFYVVAMIPILLDVNWRSISGQSWALMLGSALLALNLSYFIWYTGLKKLGGSRTSVYSYLTPVVAMIVASVWLAEPISANQIAGAGAIFAGLLITRFVS, from the coding sequence GTGGCCCTGACCCTCCTCGACGGCGCGTTGCTCCTCATGGTCCTCATCTGGGGCAGCAATTTTTCTGTCGTCAAGGTCGCGCTCCGCGACTTTCCGGAGGTTCCCTTCAACGCGATGCGGTTGCTCGTCGGCACCACGGTCTTCCTGGCCGCGATGCGATGGAACCGCGCCGACGAGCGGGAGCGCGGCAACCCGCTGACGCGGACCGACTGGGTGCAGCTGGTCTTCCTCGGCGTGGTTGGGACGTTCCTGTACCAGCTGTGCTTCGTCGGCGGCGTGCGGCGCACCAGCGTCGCCAACAGCTCGCTGATTGTCGGCACTTCGCCGATCGTCATCGCCGTGCTCTCGGCGCTGGCCGGCCACGAGCGCATCAAGCCGGTGCGCTGGGTCGGCGTCTTCATGGCGCTGGCCGGGCTCTACCTGGTGGTCGGCCGCGGCGTGGAACTGTCGGGGGAAACGCTGGCCGGTGACGCGCTGATGATTGCCGGCGTGTTGTGCTGGGCGGTGTACTCGGTGGCCTCGCAGCCGGTCCTCCGCCGCCACTCGGCGCTCACCGTGATTGGGCTGACCTTCTCAATTGGCGCGGCGTTTTACGTCGTGGCGATGATCCCGATTCTTCTCGACGTCAACTGGCGGTCGATCTCCGGTCAGAGCTGGGCCCTGATGCTCGGCTCGGCGCTGCTCGCCCTCAACCTGTCGTATTTCATCTGGTACACCGGCCTCAAAAAGCTTGGCGGATCGCGAACCTCCGTCTACAGCTACCTCACGCCCGTGGTCGCGATGATCGTCGCGTCGGTGTGGCTCGCCGAACCGATTTCGGCGAACCAGATTGCGGGCGCCGGAGCGATCTTCGCCGGCCTGCTCATCACGCGGTTTGTCAGCTGA
- a CDS encoding AtpZ/AtpI family protein produces MPPTSPTTWQLIGQLSTIGMSFVFALVLGFGGGYWLDVQLGTKPWLSFLGFFLGLAAGILNVYRVMQLASKK; encoded by the coding sequence ATGCCGCCGACGTCCCCGACCACCTGGCAGCTCATCGGTCAGCTCAGCACAATCGGGATGTCGTTTGTCTTCGCCCTGGTGCTGGGTTTTGGCGGCGGCTACTGGCTCGACGTTCAGCTCGGGACCAAGCCCTGGCTGTCGTTCCTGGGTTTCTTCCTGGGCCTGGCGGCCGGCATCCTCAACGTTTACCGCGTCATGCAACTCGCGTCGAAGAAGTGA
- a CDS encoding VWA domain-containing protein, which produces MSRHPIVRLVAGAATALFISVVLVAQSAERVLYVSVWDEHTRAPITGLGADAFAVREDGVRREVLRVTPATSPMPVAILVDNSQAATPTIADLRKALSAFVRSLDGIGPVAIIGVADRPTILRDYTTDQKQLQDGVQRVFAMPGSGATLLDAIVEVSQGLAKRDTDRVAMVIVTTENREYSTRHYRDVLEALGKGGAMMHALVLTGPGGAALNDEARNRASVLDLGPQASGGTRADVLTSQAFEVKLQELAAILKSQHRVVYSRPQTLIPPEKIEVTAAKPGMAASGAPARGQAVR; this is translated from the coding sequence ATGAGCCGACACCCGATCGTTCGTCTCGTCGCCGGGGCAGCAACTGCCCTGTTCATTTCCGTCGTCCTCGTCGCCCAGTCCGCTGAGCGCGTGCTCTACGTGAGCGTGTGGGACGAGCACACCCGCGCGCCGATCACGGGCCTCGGGGCCGACGCCTTCGCGGTGCGGGAAGACGGGGTGCGGCGCGAGGTGCTGCGTGTCACGCCCGCCACCTCGCCGATGCCGGTGGCGATTCTCGTCGACAACTCGCAGGCCGCCACGCCCACCATCGCGGATCTGCGCAAGGCGCTGTCGGCCTTCGTGCGTTCGCTCGACGGCATTGGCCCGGTCGCCATCATCGGCGTGGCCGACCGGCCCACCATCCTCCGCGACTACACCACGGACCAGAAGCAACTGCAGGACGGCGTCCAGCGCGTGTTCGCGATGCCCGGCTCCGGCGCCACCCTTCTCGACGCCATCGTCGAGGTGAGCCAGGGCCTGGCGAAGCGCGACACCGACCGCGTCGCGATGGTGATTGTCACGACCGAAAACCGCGAGTACAGCACGCGCCACTATCGGGACGTGCTCGAGGCGCTCGGCAAAGGCGGCGCGATGATGCACGCGCTCGTGCTGACCGGGCCCGGCGGCGCGGCGCTGAACGACGAGGCGCGCAATCGCGCCTCGGTGCTCGACCTCGGCCCGCAGGCCAGCGGCGGCACGCGCGCAGACGTGCTCACCAGCCAGGCCTTCGAGGTGAAGCTGCAGGAACTGGCCGCGATCCTGAAGAGCCAGCACCGCGTGGTCTACTCGCGCCCGCAAACGCTGATCCCGCCCGAGAAGATCGAAGTGACGGCGGCCAAGCCGGGCATGGCGGCCAGCGGCGCTCCGGCGAGAGGCCAGGCCGTAAGGTAG
- a CDS encoding VWA domain-containing protein — translation MRSSAFSAFVLAVALSGATAGHARLTAQAVAPASQEKNQVFRASVEMVSLNVTVVDSQGHYVTDLAQEEFGVFEDGAKQELTYFNRTNLPIALSLLIDSSASMEQRMENAQEAAIGFASKIRPQDLAQVVDFDSRVEIRQTFTNKLDELEKAIRSTSSGGSTALHNAVYISLKELAKVRAKNPEEVRRQAIVVLSDGEDTSSLVSFEEALELAKRSETAIYTIGLQPRETSSLRGFREAEFVLRQLAQETGGRAFFAQKVEDLKDVYGQIADELSSQYSMGYSSRNPRRDGAFRRLVVQVARPNVTARTKRGYYGPTSH, via the coding sequence ATGCGATCGTCAGCATTCAGCGCGTTCGTGCTGGCGGTGGCGCTGTCGGGCGCCACTGCCGGGCACGCGCGCCTGACGGCCCAAGCTGTTGCACCCGCTTCTCAAGAGAAGAACCAGGTGTTCCGCGCCAGCGTCGAGATGGTGTCGCTCAACGTCACCGTAGTCGACAGCCAGGGCCACTACGTCACCGACCTCGCGCAAGAGGAGTTCGGGGTGTTCGAAGACGGCGCCAAGCAGGAGCTGACCTACTTCAACCGCACCAACCTGCCGATTGCGCTCTCGCTGTTGATCGATTCCAGCGCCAGCATGGAGCAGCGGATGGAGAACGCCCAGGAGGCCGCCATCGGCTTCGCGAGCAAGATCCGGCCGCAAGACCTGGCGCAGGTGGTGGACTTCGACAGCCGCGTCGAGATTCGGCAGACCTTCACCAACAAGCTCGACGAACTCGAGAAGGCGATCCGCAGCACCTCGTCGGGCGGATCCACCGCCTTGCACAACGCCGTCTACATCTCGCTGAAGGAACTCGCCAAGGTCAGGGCAAAGAACCCGGAGGAGGTTCGCCGGCAGGCCATCGTGGTGTTGTCGGACGGCGAAGACACGTCGAGCCTCGTCAGCTTCGAGGAGGCGCTCGAACTGGCCAAGCGTTCTGAAACCGCCATCTACACCATTGGCCTGCAGCCACGCGAGACGAGCTCCCTACGCGGGTTCCGTGAAGCGGAGTTCGTGCTTCGCCAGCTGGCGCAGGAAACCGGCGGGCGCGCGTTCTTCGCGCAGAAGGTCGAGGACCTGAAGGACGTCTACGGCCAGATTGCCGATGAGCTGTCGAGCCAGTATTCGATGGGGTATTCGTCGAGGAACCCGCGGCGCGACGGCGCCTTTCGCCGACTGGTCGTGCAAGTCGCCCGTCCCAACGTGACGGCCCGCACCAAACGCGGCTATTACGGCCCAACCTCACACTAG
- the cobA gene encoding uroporphyrinogen-III C-methyltransferase, which translates to MVYLIGAGPGAPDLITLRGHRCLQQADVVIYDHRVHAGVLQYAPAPAERIDVGAAADASGQDAICFLIAEKAREGKVVARLKRGDSFLFDHGGEEALFLHEQGIAFEVVPGVPTPIGAAAYAGIPITYSGAGDTVTFVRGHDDEGRERTRLNWDHLAGLGGTIVCNAGPTQLPKLLEALMAHGRPADESAAIVVNGTLSSQRTITGTLAELAQLVNEQAIGAALLIVGRVVNFREHLRWFDSRPLFGRRALVMHSNDQPDGLATLLQGRGAEVLVDTDPSLDVYRQLLDRKVDVVTFTSASAVLGFLANVGADQASDLLAHTVVATLGPAAADALARAHVSPAIQLPAGSLSAFADAIVAHFREVQQGSEPF; encoded by the coding sequence ATGGTTTACCTGATCGGCGCCGGACCCGGCGCCCCGGACCTCATCACCTTGCGCGGCCACCGCTGCCTGCAACAGGCGGACGTCGTGATCTACGACCACCGGGTTCACGCCGGGGTGCTGCAGTACGCGCCCGCGCCGGCGGAGCGGATTGACGTGGGCGCGGCGGCCGACGCCAGCGGGCAAGACGCCATCTGCTTCCTGATTGCGGAGAAGGCGCGCGAAGGCAAGGTCGTGGCGCGGCTCAAGCGCGGCGATTCTTTCCTGTTCGATCACGGCGGCGAAGAGGCGCTGTTCCTGCACGAGCAGGGCATCGCGTTCGAGGTAGTGCCGGGCGTGCCAACGCCGATCGGCGCCGCGGCGTACGCGGGCATCCCCATCACGTATTCGGGCGCCGGCGACACCGTCACGTTCGTGCGCGGACATGACGACGAAGGGCGGGAGCGAACCCGCCTCAACTGGGACCACCTCGCCGGTCTCGGCGGCACCATCGTCTGTAACGCCGGCCCGACGCAACTGCCGAAGCTGCTCGAGGCGCTGATGGCGCACGGGCGGCCGGCGGACGAATCCGCGGCGATCGTCGTGAACGGCACGCTCTCGTCACAGCGCACCATCACCGGCACCCTGGCGGAACTGGCCCAACTGGTGAACGAGCAAGCCATCGGCGCCGCGCTCCTGATCGTCGGCCGGGTCGTCAACTTCCGCGAACACCTGCGATGGTTCGATTCGCGGCCGTTGTTTGGCCGACGGGCGCTCGTCATGCACTCGAATGATCAGCCGGACGGCCTGGCCACCCTCCTGCAGGGCCGCGGCGCCGAGGTGCTGGTTGACACCGACCCCAGCCTCGACGTCTATCGCCAGCTCCTCGACCGCAAGGTGGACGTGGTGACCTTCACCAGCGCCTCCGCGGTGCTCGGCTTCCTCGCCAATGTGGGCGCCGACCAGGCCTCCGATCTGCTGGCCCACACGGTGGTGGCCACGCTCGGTCCCGCCGCCGCTGATGCCCTGGCGCGGGCCCATGTCTCGCCGGCCATCCAACTGCCGGCCGGTTCCCTCTCAGCATTCGCCGACGCGATCGTCGCGCACTTCAGAGAGGTTCAGCAGGGTTCAGAACCCTTCTGA